In uncultured Desulfobacter sp., one DNA window encodes the following:
- a CDS encoding LysR substrate-binding domain-containing protein, with protein MRLTLRQLELFLALVKTPHLSQVAKDFGLTQSAVSMAIKSLEETLGKLLFDRIHKRLVVNENGRYFFRMVEPLVFGLRESEAMFRDQDLVGDIKVGASSSIANYILPQIIYEFAELYEGVRVEKITGNTIEIGKLIEDGELDIGFVEADYNSIEIEREVLGLDELYVVTGDSDLVRNEDYRMDELLSKRWIFREEGSGTREVFLYHIAKYKKRFKPFLEVGHTEAVKSVLGNKGALSCLSRISVMNELLSGQLFRLKIKDFKFSRSFYTIWHKDKYFSSVLQEFIYYTKERYKAVYENQAHLH; from the coding sequence ATGCGATTGACATTAAGGCAACTTGAATTATTTCTTGCACTTGTGAAAACGCCCCATTTAAGTCAGGTGGCCAAGGATTTCGGCCTGACCCAGTCGGCAGTATCCATGGCCATAAAATCACTTGAAGAAACCCTGGGAAAGTTATTATTCGACCGCATTCATAAACGACTGGTGGTCAATGAAAACGGGCGTTATTTCTTCAGGATGGTGGAGCCCCTGGTTTTTGGCCTGCGGGAAAGCGAGGCTATGTTCAGGGACCAGGATCTGGTTGGAGATATCAAAGTGGGTGCTAGCTCATCTATTGCCAACTATATTCTACCCCAGATTATTTATGAGTTTGCCGAGCTGTATGAAGGGGTGCGTGTGGAAAAGATAACGGGCAATACCATAGAGATCGGCAAGCTTATCGAAGATGGTGAGTTGGATATAGGGTTTGTTGAAGCAGACTACAACAGTATCGAAATTGAGCGGGAAGTGCTTGGGCTTGATGAGCTCTATGTGGTGACCGGCGATTCGGATCTGGTGCGCAACGAAGATTACCGCATGGACGAGCTTTTATCAAAGCGATGGATTTTCAGGGAAGAGGGCTCCGGCACACGGGAAGTCTTTTTATACCACATAGCAAAGTATAAAAAACGGTTTAAACCTTTTTTGGAGGTGGGGCATACGGAAGCTGTAAAATCCGTACTTGGAAACAAGGGGGCGTTGAGCTGCCTGTCTAGGATTTCTGTAATGAATGAACTTTTATCCGGGCAGCTGTTTCGTCTTAAAATTAAAGATTTTAAATTTTCCCGTTCCTTTTATACAATCTGGCATAAAGATAAATATTTTTCATCTGTTCTCCAGGAATTTATCTATTATACTAAGGAGCGTTATAAGGCAGTGTATGAAAATCAGGCCCATCTCCATTAG